The following coding sequences lie in one Musa acuminata AAA Group cultivar baxijiao chromosome BXJ1-8, Cavendish_Baxijiao_AAA, whole genome shotgun sequence genomic window:
- the LOC135588445 gene encoding photosystem I reaction center subunit XI, chloroplastic-like, protein MATASISPMASQLKSSLLSSSSRCLLIPKGISRTPLRDLQSRRKPSLTVRAIQAEKPTYQVIQPINGDPFIGSLETPVTSSPLVAWYLSNLPAYRTAVSPLLRGVEVGLAHGYLLVGPFVKAGPLRNTEYAGAAGSLAAAGLVVILSVCLTMYGVASFKEGEPSTAPTLTLTGRKKEADKLQTAEGWAQFTGGFFFGGVSGVIWAYFLLYVLDLPYYIK, encoded by the exons ATGGCCACAGCCTCCATCTCTCCCATGGCCAGCCAGTTGAAGAGCTCCCTGCTCTCTTCCAGTAGCAGGTGTCTGTTGATCCCCAAAGGCATCTCACGAACACCATTGAGAGATTTGCAATCCAGAAGGAAGCCTTCCCTCACAGTTAGAGCCATCCAGGCAGAGAAG CCAACGTACCAAGTGATTCAGCCCATCAATGGTGACCCATTCATAGGGAGCCTGGAGACGCCGGTGACCTCCAGTCCGCTGGTGGCGTGGTACCTCTCCAACCTGCCGGCCTACCGCACCGCCGTGAGTCCGCTGCTGCGGGGCGTCGAGGTCGGCCTGGCGCACGGCTACCTGCTCGTCGGCCCGTTCGTCAAGGCCGGACCCCTGCGCAACACGGAGTACGCCGGCGCGGCGGGTTCGCTCGCCGCCGCCGGCCTCGTCGTGATTCTGAGCGTCTGCCTCACCATGTATGGCGTCGCGTCGTTCAAGGAGGGCGAGCCGTCGACCGCGCCCACGTTGACGCTGACCGGCAGGAAGAAGGAGGCGGACAAGCTGCAGACGGCGGAGGGATGGGCGCAGTTCACCGGAGGATTCTTCTTCGGGGGCGTCTCCGGCGTCATCTGGGCGTACTTCCTCCTCTATGTCCTTGACCTCCCTTACTACATCAAGTAG
- the LOC135588444 gene encoding O-fucosyltransferase 1-like has protein sequence MRKGGGVWSRRNGGPRQLKQGLKGMPRRLSISIAVIVLIICFLSLLSIRFTRPSSSVQNYDTNKLWKPADSDGWRSSSAPRSYWPPPPNESNGYLRVRCNGGLNQQRSAICNAVVAARIMNATLVLPELDTNSFWHDESGFAGIYDAEHFIGSLRYDIHIVQSLPVISVNGKRKKIRSFQIHPPRDAPLSWYTTTALKKMREHGSVYLTPFSHRLAEEIDDPELQRLKCRVNYHALRFKPHIMKISSEIVNRLRSEGHFMSIHLRFEMDMLAFAGCLDIFTPEEQKILIKYRKKNFAEKELVYRERRLIGKCPLTPEEVGLVLQAMGFNNSARIYLAAGELFGGERFIKPFRAMFPHLENHSTVGPSEKFEGNARGLVGSAVDYMVSLLSDIFIPTYDGPSNFANNLMGHRLYYGFRTTIQPNRKALAPIFMDREKGHADGFEERIRQVMFNSKFGRPHKRVHPESFYTNSWPECFCLMAPANPADKCPPNNILEILHGQLQSQRGNDSEPAMMSYRIDSSASQEEVQYGS, from the exons ATGAGGAA AGGAGGCGGTGTATGGAGCCGGAGAAATGGCGGACCAAGGCAACTGAAGCAAGGGCTGAAGGGGATGCCTCGGAGGCTATCGATCTCCATCGCCGTGATCGTGCTCATCATCTGCTTTCTATCCCTATTGTCTATCCGCTTCACACGCCCTTCGAGTAGCGTGCAG AATTATGATACAAACAAGCTCTGGAAACCTGCTGATTCTGATGGCTGGAGATCATCATCTGCTCCAAGATCATACTGGCCTC CTCCCCCAAATGAGAGTAATGGCTATTTACGAGTTCGTTGCAATGGTGGTTTGAATCAGCAACGAAGTGCG ATATGTAATGCTGTTGTTGCTGCAAGGATTATGAATGCTACCCTCGTGTTGCCTGAGTTGGATACAAATTCTTTTTGGCATGATGAGAG TGGTTTTGCAGGTATCTACGATGCTGAGCATTTCATTGGATCATTAAGGTATGACATTCATATTGTGCAAAGCCTTCCTGTTATCTCTGTGAATGGGAAAAGGAAGAAGATAAGGTCTTTTCAG ATTCACCCTCCAAGAGATGCTCCTCTGAGCTGGTATACAACAACTGCTTTGAAAAAGATGAGGGAACATGGTTCTGTTTACCTCACTCCATTCTCACATCGTTTAGCAGAGGAGATTGATGATCCTGAGCTCCAGCGGTTAAAATGCCGAGTAAATTATCATGCACTTCGATTCAAGCCACACATCATGAAAATAAGCAGCGAGATAGTCAATAGGCTGCGTTCGGAGGGCCATTTCATGTCTATACACCTTCGATTTGAGATGGATATGCTTGCATTTGCTGG GTGTCTTGATATATTTACTCCCGAAGAACAGAAAATCTTAATCAAATACCGGAAAAAAAATTTTGCAGAGAAGGAACTTGTATATAGAGAGAGGAGGCTAATTGGGAAATGTCCTTTAACTCCAGAAGAa GTAGGCCTTGTCTTACAAGCTATGGGTTTCAACAACTCTGCTCGGATCTACTTGGCTGCTGGTGAGCTGTTCGGTGGTGAACGTTTCATTAAACCATTCAGGGCGATGTTTCCTCACCTTGAGAACCATAGCACGGTAGGACCATCTGAAAAATTCGAAGGAAATGCCCGAGGGCTGGTTGGTTCTGCTGTGGATTACATGGTAAGCCTACTATCAGATATTTTTATACCAACATATGATGGACCTAGCAATTTTGCAAATAATCTTATGGGGCACCGGCTATATTATGGCTTCCGAACAACAATCCAACCCAATCGAAAAGCTCTAGCTCCCATATTTATGGATAGAGAGAAAGGCCATGCAGATGGCTTCGAGGAGCGCATCAGGCAGGTCATGTTCAACTCTAAATTTGGCAGGCCACACAAGCGTGTGCATCCAGAATCTTTCTATACGAACTCATGGCCTGAGTGCTTCTGCCTGATGGCCCCTGCAAACCCTGCTGATAAATGCCCTCCTAATAACATCTTGGAAATTCTGCATGGTCAGCTGCAAAGCCAACGAGGCAATGATTCAGAACCTGCCATGATGTCCTACAGAATAGACAGTTCAGCCTCGCAAGAGGAGGTTCAATATGGATCGTAG